The following nucleotide sequence is from uncultured Draconibacterium sp..
TTTGTTAATGCTTGAATGCTGCTTTAGGGGATGTCATTTCGATGAGTTAGCGAAGAGAAATCTGTTACATTGAAAGAGATTTCTCAGTCATATTTCCTTCGAAATGACAAGCTCTATCTTATCCGTTTCATATTCTGTTGCGAGAAAAAGCTCTCTTTCAGATCAACATCAAACTCAATTTTATCAAAGATCATAACCGTTTTGTTGCCTTCTTCATCGGCCGGAATCATTTCCAGACGTGTTGGCATTTCGCGGTCGTCCATCATCTTTACATCCGTAAGAATTTCGGTATTAACCAGGTAGCCATCTTCATCGTAAAACTCAGCTTTTAGCCAGTGCAGTTCTTCTTTCGAGATCCACATAATTACTTTTCCCCAAACAACGGGTGCGTCTTCGTGAGGTATCAGTTCAATTTTATAGCACGAATAACCATCAACTTCTTCCTCGCCAAGCAGCTTGTTCGAATAGTCTTTTGCCATTTGCGATTCTTTAACCAGATTGTCGTTGGTAAAATCCGATCCCATCCACGACTGCATCATCAT
It contains:
- a CDS encoding outer membrane lipoprotein-sorting protein encodes the protein MKRIQLTLTFMLLGLAVFAQDMTAIIKQADEKFRGESSRGEMTMIIERPGWSRTVSMKNWTLGNDYSLIYITAPAKEKGQVFLKRDKEMWNWVPTIQRMIKIPPSMMMQSWMGSDFTNDNLVKESQMAKDYSNKLLGEEEVDGYSCYKIELIPHEDAPVVWGKVIMWISKEELHWLKAEFYDEDGYLVNTEILTDVKMMDDREMPTRLEMIPADEEGNKTVMIFDKIEFDVDLKESFFSQQNMKRIR